The Duganella sp. BuS-21 sequence CAATGAGCTACGGGGCCTTTTTTACAACTTAGTCCGTGAACCGGCTTAGAACGGAATGTCGTCGTCCATGTCCGAGAAGTTCGGTGCTGGACGTGGGGCCGGGCGTGGCGCCGGCGCCGGGGCAGCCATTTGTGGACGTGGGGCCGGTGCCTGGCGCTGTGGCGGGGCTTCGTAGCCGCCGCTGTCGTCCATGCCGCCGCCTTCACCCATGCCTTGACGGCCACCCAGCATTTGCATTTGCTCGGCGATGATGTCGGTTGCGTACTTCTCTACGCCGTCCTTGTCCGTGTATTTACGGGTCTGCAGGCGGCCTTCGACGTAGACCGACGAACCTTTTTTCAGGTATTGGCCGACGATTTCCGCCAGGCGGCCGAAGAACGAGATGCGGTGCCACTCGGTCAGCTCTTTCTGCTCGCCGGTGTTGCGGTCCTTCGATTTGTACGATGTCGCCAC is a genomic window containing:
- the ssb gene encoding single-stranded DNA-binding protein translates to MASVNKVIIVGNLGRDPEIRYMPSGDAIANIAVATSYKSKDRNTGEQKELTEWHRISFFGRLAEIVGQYLKKGSSVYVEGRLQTRKYTDKDGVEKYATDIIAEQMQMLGGRQGMGEGGGMDDSGGYEAPPQRQAPAPRPQMAAPAPAPRPAPRPAPNFSDMDDDIPF